GCTCAATGCGATCATCATCGGTGCTGGCCCTGCCGGCATTGCTATGGCATACCGGTTGAAGCATGACTTGAAGTTCGAGGACTTCAGCATATACGAGAAGCTGGATGGTATCGGTGGTACCTGGAGAACAAACAGCTATCCTGGATGGTATGTAGAGTCGAAGCCTTTGTGAATTCAACTAACGTCCTGTACCTCTAGTGGATGCGATTTGCCCTCCCACCTCTACTCCTTCAGTTTCAACCTCAATCCAAACTGGTCCAAGGAACTATGCGAACAGCCTGAAATATTGCAGTGTTAGTGGAACACCATATACCACTAAAGGTCTGCCATGTTTACTAACAGATAACGCCTAGATATGGACGACACGGTAGACAAGTTCGACCTACGCCGCCATGTGCACACCTCAGTTGAATGCCTCGGCGCCAGATGGCACACCGACAAGAGCAAATGGGAGGTTCACCTGAAAGACGTCGATACCGGTATGGAATTCGTGCGATTCGCGTCCGTCTTCGTGTCGGCCGTCGGGGCTATTTCATTCCCCCGCGACGTACGATTCCCTGGTATGGAAAACTTCCAAGGGCCCATGTTCCACACAGCTCGCTGGGATCATTCTGTCTCATACAAGGGGAAACGAGTGGCAGTCATTGGTAATGGATGCAGTGCCGCCCAGGTAGTCCCTGCCATTGCGAAAGACGCAGGGTTTGTCAAGCAATATGCACGCAGCGGCCAGTGGTTCCACGCCCGCCCTAACCATGTCTATACTGAGTTTGAGAAGTTCCTCTTCAGGTGGATGCCTCTTAAACAGCGTTTGCTTCGTCTGAgtatcttcctcgccgcggACGAGGAAACAACCACTTACTTCCCCTCGCCCAAAGGCCAGAAGGCACGGCATGCTGTGGAGGAAGAATCCAAACGGTACATTCAGTCAATCGCACCCAAGAAATACTGGAAGCACATCATTCCTACCTTCCCGCTTGGCTGCAAACGCCGTATCTTTGACCCTGATTATCTCGAGTCCCTGAACCGGTCAAACGTGGAACTCCTACCGGAGGGCATCCAAGAGATGACCGAGACGGGCATTATCAGCAGCTCTGGAATCAAGGACGACTTTGACCTTATTGTCCTGGCCACCGGCTTCCAAGTCTCCCAGTTCCTTACTCCCATGCAAATCAAGGGAGCCAACGGCGAATACCTGCAAAAGCAATGGGACGAGTGCCGCGGTGCGCAGGCCTATCTCGGAACTTACGTGCATAACTTCCCCAACCTCGCCATCATATTCGGACCAAACACATTCCCCGCCAACAACTCTGCGCTGTTTGCTTGCGAGACCCAAGTCGCCTACGCGGTGGAGTCCCTGTTCAAGCCCCTAATCGACCGCCGCGCCAATATCATAGAGGTTAAACAAGCCGCAGAAGACCGCGAGACCAATGCAATCCACGCGCAACTCACACGCACAGTCTTTGCAGGCGATTGCTCCAACTGGTACATTGGCAAATACGGGCGCAACGCAGCCTCATGGCCCGGTTTTGCGCGGTCATATTGGTTCCGCACTTACTTCCCCGAGTGGACTGCTTTCAATATGGTCGGCGGTAGCTTCCTATGGCCGTTCTATCGTCTTCACCGGCTGGTCAGGACGCTTTCACCGCTATCTCAGGCTGTCTTGGGTATGGCAATTCTAGCCTTCGCTGCTCGGTCTTCGTTCGTTGAGACGGCTCGTAGCCTTGTGCAGGCTGTGGCAGGTACATTTGAATCGTGGACTGCTCGATTTGTGCGAGCTTAGACCATTATACTCTTTGTTGACTTTATCATTGAAAAACTGTTTTGGTTGTTCGTCCTATGTGGCTTTTTATATCGGTGTCATGTATCGTAATTAGTGATAGGAAATTGCAAATGTCTATCCTGCTATTTACTCTCAGTCCACTGTCCTCTATAATGAACAATGTCTTTCAAATCTTCTAGTACTTTAATGTGATTCCTAGTCTAACCCGGCGTACCAAGGCGCGAGTTACGACTGGCCTCCTGGCCTAGAAAGAATGCAACGACCAAGTAAAGCCCAGAATTAATCTTTTACGTTCTATCGAAATAGACAGCACTCTAACGTGAATCCGAGCAGAGGGGAATTCTTCATCCACGCTCCGGTTGAGTCCTGCGGACATCTTGCAGCCGGATCAACCCATCGCACATCCAACTAGAGATATCCATATCGATGTATTCGAAACCATTTCCGAGCCAATTGAAACAATTACCGCATCTCCGAAGGAGCTGTAGACCGTTGTCGGCCCCCTCGGGGCCAGGTCGGGATTCTCTCCGGCTCCGCGGAATTCATATTGCGACGCCGAGCTAGGGCAACGCGACAAGGCCGTAGGTATAGATCGGAATTTGGGCGCAATTATAATGGTATAACAATTCCAGAGATTCGACCTGTATCCTTAACGTCTATACTCCGTCTTGTACTCTCACAACTTACCAATATGGGATCCACTTACCACGAAGCTGCTCTCGCAAAGGTAGGCTGTCTTCGCGACCTTCAATAGGTGTACAATAAGCTAACATCTGTTAATATCTAGCTCAACGATCGCTCACTCTTCATAACCGATGCCTTCATCGACGGAAAATGGGTCAGCAAAAGTCAGAAATTCAATGTCTACGGTTGGTTCCAGCTTCCATATATACCCTGTATTAGTCTTGCTCATACCGTTTAGAACCCTCAACAGGCACAGTCCTGGGCCAAGTCAGTGACTGCGACCTTCAGGATTTCCAACGTGCCATACAAAGCGCCCACGATATTCAAGACACCTTCTCCACAACTACAGGTGCCGCTCGCGGGGCTCTCCTTCGGAAATGGTGTGACTTGATTCTATCAAACAAGGAAGACCGTAAGCCATTCCTAATTTAATCAACACCGATACTTATCAGCTAACATGCCTTCATAAAAGTTGCCACAATCCTATGTCTCGAAAACGGCAAGACATACGCCGAAGCCGCAGGCGAAGTCTCATACGCCGCGAGTTTCATCTCCTGGttcgccgaagaagccacCCGGGCCTACGGGATGACAATCCCTTCTTCCACCCCTCGAACGACCCTAATGACCCTCCGCGAACCTATCGGCGTATGCGGAATCATCACACCGTGGAACTTCCCTGCCGCCATGATAACACGCAAAGTCGGACCAGCACTCGCAGCCGGGTGCTCGGTCGTCATCAAACCCCCGAGTGAAACACCATACACCTGCCTCGCGTTGACCAAATTAGCAGTACAGGCCGGGATTCCTCCGGCGCTTATTCAGGTCTGTCCGACCAAGAACCGACAGGCGGCCACGGAACTCGCGACGAATCCGCTCGTTCGCAAGATTAGTTTCACGGGGTCGACGGGGGTAGGCAAGATGTTGGCGAAACTTGCATCGGGCACATTGAAGCGCGTGAGTCTTGAACTTGGTGGGAATGCGCCGTTTATTGTTTTTGATGACGCGGACGTGGATCTTGCGGTCGAGGGGGCCATGTTCTGCAAGTTCCGGTGCTCGGGGCAGACGTGTGTTTGGTATGTATTCTGGCCATTCTCAGTAGAAGGTGTGCTGATATCTCGGTAGTGCCAACCGATTATATGTCCAGAAGGGCATCGCAGAGAAGTTCACGGCCAAACTCATTGAACGAGTCGCAGCCCTCAAGCCGGGTCCTGGTCTGGACCTATCCACTACGCAAGGACCACTTGTGAATAAAGCCGCCGTTGAAAAGGTCGCGGAGCATATATCAGATGCAGTCTCCAAAGGAGCAAAGGTCGAAGTTGGCGGGAATGCCGTTCTTGCTTCTggattcctcttccagcccacTGTGGTCTCCGGCGTCCGCCCAGATATGGTAGTGAGCAGGGAAGAGACTTTCGGGCCACTTGCTCCCATCATTGAGTTTGGCAGCGAGGATGAGGCAGTTCAGCTGGCCAACAACACCGAGTTTGGCCTTGCGGGGTATTTCTTTTCGAGGGACGTGGGCAGGGTCATGCGTGTTGCTCAGAAGCTGCAGGTTGGCATGGTTGGAGTGAATACTGGCAAGATCAGTGCTGCTGAAGCGCCTTTTGGAGGAGTCAAGGAAAGTGGCTATGGTGTAGAGGGGAGCGCTCTGGGGCTGGCAGAGTATCAGAACATCAAGAGCATAACGCTGGGGAACTGGTGATTTAGGGAATGTGGTAACAATCAGTATATTCGGGCAATGTCAGCATGCTTTCCCTAATGGGACGTTGCTAATGAGGCACACTTTGACTGGATCAGACATCGTGGTgctggaggacgaggaaaatATTTACATCTCATCTCGAAACTCCATATTTCCACCTAGCGAATAATCAGTAAGCTCTCCTCTGCTCAGTGAGCCTGATTGATTCTCATCTGGGACAACTGCTTGCATCTCATGCATGTCAGCCAGCCACGCTTCTCCTCGTGCAGGAAGAAGTGACTAGGTCCAATCGCTTTCCCCAACTGTTTAGAGTGGCCAGTGGGAGCCGATGGAAACAACTAAATAAATGGCCCCCAATTGTTTCTTGTGGACCACGAGCATGAAGCTATTGAATAGCGCGCGGAGGCTGTCCCCCGGTTCCACAGCTTGAGATCTGACCACCGATTCAAGAGAGCCAACATCCGACTTACAATTTGTCAGGGCGTGTGAGAAGACATCATAGCGCAGCTGGAGGATCAACAAGCACGCTCTGACTGGACGCAGCGCAGCCACCAGATCTGGTCAAACAAAGAGCAGGGCCCAGCACGTAAGCCACATTCGCCGATCCGCAGTCACATTCTTGGGAATTCATTTGCTGCTGTGTAACCCTTTGTTCCCCTAGTATAAATTCTTCCCATAATCCCCAGTTCTCCGTCTACCGCCTGGTGATTTCCCATTATCAGTCCGTATCCCGAGAATACCGCTCGACCATGTCAACCACCAATGGAAATATATGGGCCGGTGCTGGCTCTCCCGACGCAGTGCAGGTGATAGAGAGGTTCTACACCCTGCTAGACGCCGAAACACCTGAAGCAGCGAAGGAGATGAGTGAGATGTGTACCGAAGACGCAGTGTTTATAACCCCAGGACAGTCATTCAAAGGCCGTCAAGGTAATTGAGCTCCGTCCAGACTACTTAAGACAATGACTAACATAAGAAGAAATATACACCCAACGAATCGGATTCTGGGAGGCATTCC
The nucleotide sequence above comes from Aspergillus puulaauensis MK2 DNA, chromosome 3, nearly complete sequence. Encoded proteins:
- a CDS encoding NAD-dependent succinate-semialdehyde dehydrogenase (COG:C;~EggNog:ENOG410PUYN;~InterPro:IPR015590,IPR029510,IPR016160,IPR016161, IPR016162,IPR016163;~PFAM:PF00171;~go_function: GO:0016491 - oxidoreductase activity [Evidence IEA];~go_function: GO:0016620 - oxidoreductase activity, acting on the aldehyde or oxo group of donors, NAD or NADP as acceptor [Evidence IEA];~go_process: GO:0055114 - oxidation-reduction process [Evidence IEA]) encodes the protein MGSTYHEAALAKLNDRSLFITDAFIDGKWVSKSQKFNVYEPSTGTVLGQVSDCDLQDFQRAIQSAHDIQDTFSTTTGAARGALLRKWCDLILSNKEDLATILCLENGKTYAEAAGEVSYAASFISWFAEEATRAYGMTIPSSTPRTTLMTLREPIGVCGIITPWNFPAAMITRKVGPALAAGCSVVIKPPSETPYTCLALTKLAVQAGIPPALIQVCPTKNRQAATELATNPLVRKISFTGSTGVGKMLAKLASGTLKRVSLELGGNAPFIVFDDADVDLAVEGAMFCKFRCSGQTCVCANRLYVQKGIAEKFTAKLIERVAALKPGPGLDLSTTQGPLVNKAAVEKVAEHISDAVSKGAKVEVGGNAVLASGFLFQPTVVSGVRPDMVVSREETFGPLAPIIEFGSEDEAVQLANNTEFGLAGYFFSRDVGRVMRVAQKLQVGMVGVNTGKISAAEAPFGGVKESGYGVEGSALGLAEYQNIKSITLGNW
- a CDS encoding flavin-containing monooxygenase (COG:P;~EggNog:ENOG410PG8R;~InterPro:IPR020946,IPR036188;~PFAM:PF13738,PF13450;~go_function: GO:0004499 - N,N-dimethylaniline monooxygenase activity [Evidence IEA];~go_function: GO:0050660 - flavin adenine dinucleotide binding [Evidence IEA];~go_function: GO:0050661 - NADP binding [Evidence IEA];~go_process: GO:0055114 - oxidation-reduction process [Evidence IEA]), whose protein sequence is MSAYAKELNAIIIGAGPAGIAMAYRLKHDLKFEDFSIYEKLDGIGGTWRTNSYPGCGCDLPSHLYSFSFNLNPNWSKELCEQPEILQYMDDTVDKFDLRRHVHTSVECLGARWHTDKSKWEVHLKDVDTGMEFVRFASVFVSAVGAISFPRDVRFPGMENFQGPMFHTARWDHSVSYKGKRVAVIGNGCSAAQVVPAIAKDAGFVKQYARSGQWFHARPNHVYTEFEKFLFRWMPLKQRLLRLSIFLAADEETTTYFPSPKGQKARHAVEEESKRYIQSIAPKKYWKHIIPTFPLGCKRRIFDPDYLESLNRSNVELLPEGIQEMTETGIISSSGIKDDFDLIVLATGFQVSQFLTPMQIKGANGEYLQKQWDECRGAQAYLGTYVHNFPNLAIIFGPNTFPANNSALFACETQVAYAVESLFKPLIDRRANIIEVKQAAEDRETNAIHAQLTRTVFAGDCSNWYIGKYGRNAASWPGFARSYWFRTYFPEWTAFNMVGGSFLWPFYRLHRLVRTLSPLSQAVLGMAILAFAARSSFVETARSLVQAVAGTFESWTARFVRA
- a CDS encoding nuclear transport factor 2 family protein (InterPro:IPR037401,IPR032710;~PFAM:PF12680), which encodes MSTTNGNIWAGAGSPDAVQVIERFYTLLDAETPEAAKEMSEMCTEDAVFITPGQSFKGRQEIYTQRIGFWEAFPGITHKPLRVYVSPSSPLDVVVINSFTFPTKDGARSSYTAANWALAEKNGAYLVQKLELFMNPTVFGWT